The genome window TCTTCGGTTTAATCTGACGCCCGATACGGCTTCATAAGAGTCTAACGCGATTCCATTCGAGTCGACTCGTTCTCGATTAATTTTCTTTGGTAAGTCGTATCGTTGTGAACAAGAGCTGCAAATCGACGGAGTTACTCGGTAAGAGAAGGGAGATCGATCTCATGGTAAGAATCCTCGATGGATGTTCTCGAAAGGTGTACGGCTGAGTGGTAGCAGCAGAAACTGCCTAACCCACTTTTGCGAACAGGTTTATGCTTGTGCTGCTTCTACTGTAACGGTGATCAGCCGGACATCATCATCGCACGCTGGAACGATTTTTCTCCGTATAGATTCGCATAAGGGACTTCGATTCGATTATCAGCACGTAGAGTCAGTCCGCTGCAGTAGTCGTTCTTTCCGTTCGTTCGTCCAATTCAGTTCTCGGAATTTCATACTTTTTTTGCTGATGTTTGCTCACCCGTCTTATTATCAACGATGTTATCTATCCGCTAATATCTATGCTCGAGATGCTCCCCTTTTCGTTTTGCTGCACGACTGCGCCAGCacagcaaaaaaagaaaagaaaagaaagaaaaattgaaggaAAAAATGAGCACATAAAagaagagagaacgagagaaagaagaaagttttGTTTTCTTTCAGGCGGAGTGCCGACAACGACGATTTGAGAGATGGTCATCGTCACGCGGGTAAGTATCATCGTAATAGGTTTTCATTTCGCGCATCTTCTTCTTTGTCCTGGATGATTAGTAGTAAATCAGTGTGTCAAACACGCAACACCGAAGAATGCGAAAAACCTACGATGATCCAGCGTTCGCGCGTAATGTTACCGCTTTCTTCATCGCGTTCTTCGAAGACGGTCAGTAGGAATCTGTGACAAGTGAAAATGACGGAGATCGACCACCATCTTCAGATTCTTTCCTCGCATGAAAAATCATGCGCGGAGCGAACACGTCCAAGTAACTCTCGAAGTAAATCTGTGTGTTACTGGTTGGTTTGATTGTCGGCAGATCAACGGAGAGTCTTAGGAACCGGAGATGGAAAATTTACCCGTTCGTTTAGCGATATTCAACGATCGCGAATAAAAAGCGAATCTATGGTTCCCTGTAATTTCCGAAAAGGTTCGCTCAAGCGCGATACATAGATATATCCGGAAAAGGGGAATACGTGCTTGAAACGAGATCGCTTCCCGCGTCTTTCCGTCACGTTCGTTGCCGTGGATAATCTCTTGTTCGCAAAGAACAGAGGCCGCGTTTCGACCTGATCGATTGGAGAAAAAAGTCGATGTCGCTGCATCGTCGACGATGCTCAGTCGACGCAGCCGCGACGTGGGATGAGACGAATAGTCGGTTAATTAGGCATAGTTAACGGTCCTTCGTCACTTGGCGTATGCCCTGAACAGCGGCTTAGCATTTCACGCGAGCAAACCAGCCGTCGTATAACGGGACGCGAATCGTTTTGCCGGACACGCGTTTGTACCCTCGATCGTAATTCCATTCCTTCCCTGTGGCGGACGCGCACGCGTCCATATACTATCGCGTTATACAGGCTCGTCTTCTACCACGGCAAGCGGCccgcgaacgaacgaaccttTTTCGAATTTCCCGTGTCGTTCGATCCTAACCTCGAAGGGGAATCCATGTTCGGATACCGTCAGAGAGATACGCGACTGCGAATTGTTCACGCGAGAGTACGAGACGGGAAGAACGCAAGTCAGGCTTTTTCATAGACTCGGCCGGCCGAAAGTAAAACCGACTGGCAAAGCCAAATTGAACGGAGACTGGCTTCGTGGTAACGAGCGGACGAGCTCTTCCGATGTGGTTCCGGTGAGGTGAACAATCGGAACGTATACGAATATCAGGCACAGTCTGTGCGTTCGTATAGTCGTATCCGTAAAGCGTAGGCTAACTTAGAGGTTCTCAAATTACCTTTCGGTTGGAACGAACATGGTTTTCGTTTCCAACGTTCGAACGACGTCGATCGATCGGATTGCTTCTAAGAGAAAATATACCGATTCCGACTTTTCGCTGTGGCAGATACCTCGCAAGAAATGAACGTTCTCGCGATATTGTAGGAAGCCGCGGTTTGAGAATAACTGCGCGACCATCGTACAAACGCACCAAAACGGATGCATGGATGCACGAACCAACGATGTAAACGATTATACGCGGAACCGTGGAAGCGCCGCACGAGTTTCGTGAAAATTTGGTGCACGTGCGCAATCACCGCCAATCTCGATCAACGATATTTATCCGATCGTTGGCGACGGTTTATGCGTAGGAGCGCGAACCAAACGAAAGGACCGAAAAAAGCTTTTTCGGCCGACGACACGCTCGATGAATTCGCCTGTACGGAATCAACGTCGCGTGACTCGCGAAAACTTCGTCGTTCGCTGAAGCGCCGAAGCGTTCAAGACGAAAGCTCGAAGTGCGATCGATCGCATCGCATCGAACTATGCGTAAAATTGCGTCGCTGGAAGCCGGAACGATACGCGTTTACTCGGCTAATTATATTATCGGTGGTTATGCGAGCCAGCGGAAGAAGGGAGCGAGGAAAAATCTATCGAGTTCCAAGGAAACGAGAAATTGTACATAGTACGTGCGTACGCTACTCGATCGAATCGATTCGTTGGCCGAGGATAGAGGATGTGGTGTACTTTCGAGTGTCCATCAAAAAAGGAGACGCACTATTTTCATCTGTAATGGCCGCCCCTTTTACATTATACTTGCTATATATACGGTCGTACTCGGTTATATTCGTAGAATTCACGACGACAGATGCGTCGCGCGTGATGTTTTCGAAACTCGATCCCTCGCGATCGCGAACATGAGCCCGGGTTAATTGTATAaagcgagaagaaagaaaaagagaaagaggaaaagaagaagacgcGCGTCTATCGACGTTCGAATGTTAAGACGCGAGCAATTTTATCGGTTGTTGTTAGAACGTGTGCTCGTAAGCGTCGATATTCCCGCGGCATGTCCGAAACAAAAGAAGGAAATTACCGGTGAACGAAATCACGTTGCAGGGAGATTACATATGGATCGAACCAATCTCAGGAAGAGAATTTGACGTTGCGATCGGAGCACGAGTAATTTCCGCGGAAGGCAGACGCATTCAAGTGAAAGACGACGATAACAAGGTAATCGTTACCTACTTTCCGCATTCACCAAATttctcgactcgactcgacgtGCCGTCGAAAAGTTGTTGTCCGTTTCTCTTGCCTATCGGCAAATTATAAGTACGATATCGATGTTGAGAAAGTGTTTGAACTCGTCTCGCCAATGAAATCATTCGGGAATTTCCAGGAACAATGGCTGACTCCGGAAAGGCGAATAAAGGCGATGCATGCCACTTCTGTGCAAGGTGTAGAAGACATGATCAGCTTAGGAGACCTCCATGAAGCTGGTATTCTAAGGAATTTGTTGATTCGCTACAACGAGAATCTCATATATGTACGTAAACGAGTGTTGGTAGGCGATAGTCTCTCGAAGGTCTATCGCTTTTACGTAAACCTTGTTTTACGGCCTAATGCGACTATAATTTCATTTAAGCTATCGTTTTTGCGCAGACCTATACGGGTTCCATTCTAGTCGCCGTGAATCCGTATCAAATATTACCAATTTATACCGCTGAACAAATCAAACTGTACAAGGATCGTAAAATCGGAGAGCTACCGCCACACATATTTGCCATCGGAGATAATAGTTACGCGCATATGAATCGATACGGTCAAGATCAGTGCATAGTGATCAGGTATCAACCATCGCTTTATTTCTTCTTCCGTGAAATATTTCGAGCGGCTCTCTCCtcttcttctatatttttctatttagaCATGATTTGTCAAATGCACGAATGTTTGTGTCTTAGCGGGGAAAGCGGAGCCGGCAAAACGGAAAGTACAAAACTAATTTTGCAATATTTGGCAGCGATTAGTGGCAAGCATTCTTGGATCGAACAGCAAATTTTGGAAGCAAATCCCATCTTGGAAGGTAAACGGCTCTCTCGATCGTCGCGTCGCGATAGACAAAGACACAGACGTTATTCACCTTATCTATGGTTTCGCGTTCATAGCGTTCGGCAATGCCAAGACGGTACGAAACGACAATTCGTCTCGCTTTGGAAAATACATCGACATTCATTTCAACGAGCAAGGGGTGATAGAAGGAGCAAAAATCGAGCAATATCTTTTGGAGAAATCGCGAATAGTCTCGCAAAGCCTGGACGAGAGAAATTATCATGTATTCTATTGTATGCTGGCTGGTCTTTCGAAAGAAGAGAAGTTGAAACTGGAACTGGAAGATGCCTCTTCGTACAAGTATCTAACGGgggtaatattttcatttcgttcaaGCGTTATAGTATCGAATGTTGTGAATCTAGAATCGAAGGTTTTTCTTCTCAGGGTGGTAGTATCACGTGCGAGGGGCGGGACGATGCCGCGGAGTTTGCCGACATTAGATCAGCCATGAAAGTTTTGCTGTTTTCCGACATGGAAATATGGGAGATACTTAAGCTGTTGGCTGCCCTATTGCACATGGGAAACGTCAAATACAGAGCCACCGTCGTAGGTAAGCAGCGTaattcgtataacgttaaagcGTTTCGCTTGTCTTCCTAATTTAAATACGTACGATCTACTTTCTAGATAATTTGGACGCTACTGAAATTCCTGAACAGACAAATGTGCAGAGGGTAGCGCACTTACTGGGTGTACCCGTTCAATCTTTGATAGACGCTCTAACTCGAAAAACGATATTCGCTCACGGTGAGACTGTTGTAAGTAAGGAATAATTCGCGTTACGTTCCTATACAGACGGGACGATAAATACGAAGTGTCACACTGCGACAATTACAGTAAAAAATACTTTCCTCTTGTTGAGCCGAATTGTAACGTGTGCACGCAGGTGTCTACGTTGTCCAGGGACCAATCGGTGGATATCAGAGACGCGTTCGTCAAGGGAATATACGGACGATTGTTCGTACATATCGTGAAAAAGATAAACGAAGCGATCTATAGGCCCAAGAACATGTCCAGAAGCGCCATAGGTGTATTGGATATATTCGGCTTTGAAAATTTCAGTCACAATAGCTTCGAGCAGTTTTGCATCAACTATGCCAATGAAAATCTGCAACAATTTTTCGTGCAACATATCTTTAAGCTGGAACAAGAAGAATACAATCACGAAGGTATCAACTGGCAGCATATCGAGTTCGTCGACAATCAGGATGCGCTCGATTTGATAGCTATCAAGCAGTTGAACATTATGGCCTTGATAGACGAAGAATCAAAGTTTCCGAAGGGTACGGATCAGACCATGTTAGCTAAGATACACAAAACGCACGGCAGTcatcgaaattatttaaaaccaaAATCAGACATCAATACGTCGTTCGGCCTTAATCACTTCGCCGGTGTCGTGTTCTACGATACCAGAAGCTTCCTCGAGAAGAACAGGGACACGTTTAGCGCCGATTTATTGCAGCTGATTCACATATCGTCGAATAAATTTTTGCAAGCCTGTTTCGCCGAGGACATCGGTATGGGATCAGAGACTAGGAAACGAGCACCTACTCTGTCCACTCAGTTCAAGAAATCCTTGGACTCCCTGATGAAAACATTGTGCAGTTGCCAACCTTTCTTCATCAGATGTATCAAACCAAACGAGTACAAGAAACCGATGATGTTCGACAGAGGACTTTGTTGTCGACAATTGAGATACTCCGGTATGATGGAAACGATTCGAATTCGTAGAGCTGGTTATCCTATCAGACATTCCTTCCCGGAATTCGTGGAGAGATATCGGTTTCTCATTCCGGGTATACCTCCGGCGCATAAGGTCGACTGCCATGCGGTTACATCCAAAATCTGTCACATAGTATTGGGAAGATCGGATTATCAACTCGGGCATACAAAAGTGTTTCTCAAAGACGCTCACGACTTGTTCTTGGAGCAGGAACGCGATCGCGTTTTAACGCGGAAGATTCTAATCCTACAACGTAACATACGTGGCTGGGTTTACAGAAGAAGATTCCTTCGCATGAGAGCAGCCGCAACTGTCGTCGAAAAGTACTGGAGGGGCTACGCGCAACGACAACGATACAAACGTATGCGTATCGGCTACATGCGACTTCAAGCGCTGATCAGATCGCGAGTGTTATCGCACAGATTCAGGCATCTCAGGGGACACATAGTCGCTCTTCAAGCCCGAGCCAGGGGCTACCTGGTACGGAAAATGTACCAAAAGAAATTGTGGGCGATCGTGAAGATACAAGCTCACGTTCGAAGATTGATCGCGCAAAGACGCTACAAAAAGATCAAGTATGAGTATCGGTTGCACGTCGAAGCGTTGAGGcttcgaaagaaagaagagcgGGAGTTGAAGGACCAAGGAAATAAACGGGCGAAAGAAATTGCCGAGCAGAACTATAGAGAACGAATGCAAGAATTGGAAAGAAAAGAGATAGAGATGGAACTGGAAGACCGGCGCAGAATGGAGATTAAGAAGAATCTAATAAACGATGCAGCCAAAAAACAAGACGAACCGGTCGACGATAGTAAATTGGTCGAGGCGATGTTTGATTTTCTACCGGATTCGAGCAGCGAGGCTCCAACACCTGCTAGGGAAACCTCTGTGTTCAATGATCTACCTGCGCCAAAGGCAGACCAACAGGAGATCATTAGCCCCGTTCAAACGGCATCGGAGGACGAGGAAGATTTATCGGAATTCAAGTTTCAAAAATTCGCGGCAACTTACTTTCAAGGGAATATTACGCATCAGTATTCGAGGAAGCCTCTGAAACACCCGTTGCTGCCTTTGCACACTCAAGGAGATCAGCTGGCTGCCCAAGCACTTTGGATCACGATACTTCGTTTTACCGGAGACTTACCCGAGCCTAGATTTCACACGATGGACAGAGATACGACCTCGGTCATGTCGAAAGTCACAGCGACTCTTGGTCGTAATTTTATACGAAGCAAAGAGTTCCAAGAAGCGCAAATGATGGGCGTCGATCCGGAAACGTTTCTCAGACAAAAGCCACGATCGATAAGACATAAGTTGGTCTCGTTAACGCTGAAACGAAAAAACAAATTGGGCGAGGATGTCAGGCGGAAACTACAAGAGGACGAATACACGGCGGATAGTTATCAGTCCTGGCTGGAAGCGAGACCTACCTCGAACCTCGAGAAGCTTCATTTCATTATCGGCCATGGAATATTGCGTGCGGAATTAAGAGACGAGATATACTGTCAAATATGCAAACAACTGACCAACAACCCATCCAAGTCGTCGCACGCTCGCGGTTGGATCTTACTATCGCTCTGCGTCGGATGTTTCGCTCCGTCCGAGAAATTCGTCAATTACTTGCGAGCATTCATCAGGGAGGGACCACCCGGATATGCGCCGTACTGCGAGGATCGGCTCAAGAGAACGTTCAACAACGGTACGCGAAACCAACCGCCAAGCTGGTTGGAGCTTCAAGCGACCAAATCCAAGAAACCAATTATGTTGCCGATCACGTTTATGGATGGTAACACCAAAACGCTGCTCGCTGATTCCGCCACCACCGCCAGAGAACTGTGCAATCAGCTCTCCGATAAGATATCGTTACGCGATCAGTTCGGATTTTCTCTTTATATCGCGTTGTTTGATAAAGTCTCGTCGCTCGGCAGCGGCGGTGACCACGTGATGGATGCCATCTCGCAGTGTGAGCAATACGCCAAGGAACAAGGTGCTCAAGAACGGAATGCTCCGTGGAGATTGTTCTTCAGAAAGGAGATATTCGCACCTTGGCATGAACCGACCGAAGATCAAGTCGCTACCAATTTAATTTATCAACAGGTGGTTAGGGGAGTAAAATTCGGCGAATATCGTTGCGATAAAGAAGAAGATTTAGCGATGATCGCTGCCCAACAATATTACATCGAATATCACACCGACATGAACGTCGACAGACTTTACACTCTTTTGCCGAATTACATACCGGATTATTGCCTGACCGGTATCGATAAAGCGATCGACAGATGGGGACATCTGGTTCTACAGGCATATAAAAAGGTGACCGTACTTACATTACGATATTGAAACTTATTTCGACGCTCGCATTTCATTTCGCTGTATACGTTTCTTCTATCGACGACAATGACGAAACGATTTTTCTTCTTGCAGAGTTATTATTTAAAGGAGAAGGTACCTGCTTTGCGGGTTAAAGAGGATATCGTCGGTTATGCAAAGTTCAAGTGGCCATTACTCTTTTCTCGCTTCTACGAAGCGTACAGAAATTCCGGGCCGAATTTGCCGAAGAACGACGTTATCATAGCCGTGAATTGGACCGGAGTGTACGTCGTAGACGATCAAGAACAAGTACTTCTCGAATTGTCGTTTCCCGAAATCACCACCGTGTCTAGTCAAAAGTACGTACCCTTTACGATCGTCTCTTTTCCACTCTTATTTTATCTGTCGATTCTATCGTAACTTTCAGAACGAATAAAATGTTCACGCAAACGTTCAACTTGTCAACGGTGCGAGGAGAGGAATTCACTTTTCAAAGCCCTAACGCCGAAGACATTCGCGATCTGGTGGTATACT of Bombus terrestris chromosome 5, iyBomTerr1.2, whole genome shotgun sequence contains these proteins:
- the LOC100650199 gene encoding myosin-VIIa isoform X2; its protein translation is MVIVTRGDYIWIEPISGREFDVAIGARVISAEGRRIQVKDDDNKEQWLTPERRIKAMHATSVQGVEDMISLGDLHEAGILRNLLIRYNENLIYTYTGSILVAVNPYQILPIYTAEQIKLYKDRKIGELPPHIFAIGDNSYAHMNRYGQDQCIVISGESGAGKTESTKLILQYLAAISGKHSWIEQQILEANPILEAFGNAKTVRNDNSSRFGKYIDIHFNEQGVIEGAKIEQYLLEKSRIVSQSLDERNYHVFYCMLAGLSKEEKLKLELEDASSYKYLTGGGSITCEGRDDAAEFADIRSAMKVLLFSDMEIWEILKLLAALLHMGNVKYRATVVDNLDATEIPEQTNVQRVAHLLGVPVQSLIDALTRKTIFAHGETVVSTLSRDQSVDIRDAFVKGIYGRLFVHIVKKINEAIYRPKNMSRSAIGVLDIFGFENFSHNSFEQFCINYANENLQQFFVQHIFKLEQEEYNHEGINWQHIEFVDNQDALDLIAIKQLNIMALIDEESKFPKGTDQTMLAKIHKTHGSHRNYLKPKSDINTSFGLNHFAGVVFYDTRSFLEKNRDTFSADLLQLIHISSNKFLQACFAEDIGMGSETRKRAPTLSTQFKKSLDSLMKTLCSCQPFFIRCIKPNEYKKPMMFDRGLCCRQLRYSGMMETIRIRRAGYPIRHSFPEFVERYRFLIPGIPPAHKVDCHAVTSKICHIVLGRSDYQLGHTKVFLKDAHDLFLEQERDRVLTRKILILQRNIRGWVYRRRFLRMRAAATVVEKYWRGYAQRQRYKRMRIGYMRLQALIRSRVLSHRFRHLRGHIVALQARARGYLVRKMYQKKLWAIVKIQAHVRRLIAQRRYKKIKYEYRLHVEALRLRKKEERELKDQGNKRAKEIAEQNYRERMQELERKEIEMELEDRRRMEIKKNLINDAAKKQDEPVDDSKLVEAMFDFLPDSSSEAPTPARETSVFNDLPAPKADQQEIISPVQTASEDEEDLSEFKFQKFAATYFQGNITHQYSRKPLKHPLLPLHTQGDQLAAQALWITILRFTGDLPEPRFHTMDRDTTSVMSKVTATLGRNFIRSKEFQEAQMMGVDPETFLRQKPRSIRHKLVSLTLKRKNKLGEDVRRKLQEDEYTADSYQSWLEARPTSNLEKLHFIIGHGILRAELRDEIYCQICKQLTNNPSKSSHARGWILLSLCVGCFAPSEKFVNYLRAFIREGPPGYAPYCEDRLKRTFNNGTRNQPPSWLELQATKSKKPIMLPITFMDGNTKTLLADSATTARELCNQLSDKISLRDQFGFSLYIALFDKVSSLGSGGDHVMDAISQCEQYAKEQGAQERNAPWRLFFRKEIFAPWHEPTEDQVATNLIYQQVVRGVKFGEYRCDKEEDLAMIAAQQYYIEYHTDMNVDRLYTLLPNYIPDYCLTGIDKAIDRWGHLVLQAYKKSYYLKEKVPALRVKEDIVGYAKFKWPLLFSRFYEAYRNSGPNLPKNDVIIAVNWTGVYVVDDQEQVLLELSFPEITTVSSQKTNKMFTQTFNLSTVRGEEFTFQSPNAEDIRDLVVYFLEGLKKRSKYVIALQDYKAPGEGSSFLTFQKGDLIILEDESTGETVLNSGWCIGTCERTGEKGDFPAETVYVLPSLTKPPNDILSLFSIEGTENGRKLYPQQVNGVESRDKPHTLLEYAIDHFRTPPKRTMSKALTLTTARRGHTDELWHHSRDPIKQPLLKKLISKEELAEEACFAFNAILKYMGDLPTKRPRIGNEYTDLIFDGPLKNEILRDEIYCQIMKQLTDNRNRLSEERGWELMWLATGLFTCSQSLLKELTLFLRTRRHPISQDSLQRLQKTLRNGQRKYPPHQVEVEAIQHKTTQIFHKVYFPDDTDEAFEVDSSTRAKDFCQNIAQRLNLRSAEGFSLFVKIADKVISVPEGDFFFDFVRHLTDWIRKARPSRDGVSPQFTYQVFFMKKLWTNTVPGKDRNADLIFHFHQELPKLLRGYHKCTKEEASRLAALVYRVRFGESKQELQAIPQMLRELIPGDLVKVQSSNDWKRSIIAAYNQDAGMSPEDAKITFLKIVYRWPTFGSAFFEVKQSTEPNYPELLLIAINKHGVSLIHPQTKDILVTHPFTRISNWSSGNTYFHMTIGNLVRGSKLLCETSLGYKMDDLLTSYISLMLTNMNKQRTIRIK
- the LOC100650199 gene encoding myosin-VIIa isoform X1, whose amino-acid sequence is MLRREQFYRLLLERVLGDYIWIEPISGREFDVAIGARVISAEGRRIQVKDDDNKEQWLTPERRIKAMHATSVQGVEDMISLGDLHEAGILRNLLIRYNENLIYTYTGSILVAVNPYQILPIYTAEQIKLYKDRKIGELPPHIFAIGDNSYAHMNRYGQDQCIVISGESGAGKTESTKLILQYLAAISGKHSWIEQQILEANPILEAFGNAKTVRNDNSSRFGKYIDIHFNEQGVIEGAKIEQYLLEKSRIVSQSLDERNYHVFYCMLAGLSKEEKLKLELEDASSYKYLTGGGSITCEGRDDAAEFADIRSAMKVLLFSDMEIWEILKLLAALLHMGNVKYRATVVDNLDATEIPEQTNVQRVAHLLGVPVQSLIDALTRKTIFAHGETVVSTLSRDQSVDIRDAFVKGIYGRLFVHIVKKINEAIYRPKNMSRSAIGVLDIFGFENFSHNSFEQFCINYANENLQQFFVQHIFKLEQEEYNHEGINWQHIEFVDNQDALDLIAIKQLNIMALIDEESKFPKGTDQTMLAKIHKTHGSHRNYLKPKSDINTSFGLNHFAGVVFYDTRSFLEKNRDTFSADLLQLIHISSNKFLQACFAEDIGMGSETRKRAPTLSTQFKKSLDSLMKTLCSCQPFFIRCIKPNEYKKPMMFDRGLCCRQLRYSGMMETIRIRRAGYPIRHSFPEFVERYRFLIPGIPPAHKVDCHAVTSKICHIVLGRSDYQLGHTKVFLKDAHDLFLEQERDRVLTRKILILQRNIRGWVYRRRFLRMRAAATVVEKYWRGYAQRQRYKRMRIGYMRLQALIRSRVLSHRFRHLRGHIVALQARARGYLVRKMYQKKLWAIVKIQAHVRRLIAQRRYKKIKYEYRLHVEALRLRKKEERELKDQGNKRAKEIAEQNYRERMQELERKEIEMELEDRRRMEIKKNLINDAAKKQDEPVDDSKLVEAMFDFLPDSSSEAPTPARETSVFNDLPAPKADQQEIISPVQTASEDEEDLSEFKFQKFAATYFQGNITHQYSRKPLKHPLLPLHTQGDQLAAQALWITILRFTGDLPEPRFHTMDRDTTSVMSKVTATLGRNFIRSKEFQEAQMMGVDPETFLRQKPRSIRHKLVSLTLKRKNKLGEDVRRKLQEDEYTADSYQSWLEARPTSNLEKLHFIIGHGILRAELRDEIYCQICKQLTNNPSKSSHARGWILLSLCVGCFAPSEKFVNYLRAFIREGPPGYAPYCEDRLKRTFNNGTRNQPPSWLELQATKSKKPIMLPITFMDGNTKTLLADSATTARELCNQLSDKISLRDQFGFSLYIALFDKVSSLGSGGDHVMDAISQCEQYAKEQGAQERNAPWRLFFRKEIFAPWHEPTEDQVATNLIYQQVVRGVKFGEYRCDKEEDLAMIAAQQYYIEYHTDMNVDRLYTLLPNYIPDYCLTGIDKAIDRWGHLVLQAYKKSYYLKEKVPALRVKEDIVGYAKFKWPLLFSRFYEAYRNSGPNLPKNDVIIAVNWTGVYVVDDQEQVLLELSFPEITTVSSQKTNKMFTQTFNLSTVRGEEFTFQSPNAEDIRDLVVYFLEGLKKRSKYVIALQDYKAPGEGSSFLTFQKGDLIILEDESTGETVLNSGWCIGTCERTGEKGDFPAETVYVLPSLTKPPNDILSLFSIEGTENGRKLYPQQVNGVESRDKPHTLLEYAIDHFRTPPKRTMSKALTLTTARRGHTDELWHHSRDPIKQPLLKKLISKEELAEEACFAFNAILKYMGDLPTKRPRIGNEYTDLIFDGPLKNEILRDEIYCQIMKQLTDNRNRLSEERGWELMWLATGLFTCSQSLLKELTLFLRTRRHPISQDSLQRLQKTLRNGQRKYPPHQVEVEAIQHKTTQIFHKVYFPDDTDEAFEVDSSTRAKDFCQNIAQRLNLRSAEGFSLFVKIADKVISVPEGDFFFDFVRHLTDWIRKARPSRDGVSPQFTYQVFFMKKLWTNTVPGKDRNADLIFHFHQELPKLLRGYHKCTKEEASRLAALVYRVRFGESKQELQAIPQMLRELIPGDLVKVQSSNDWKRSIIAAYNQDAGMSPEDAKITFLKIVYRWPTFGSAFFEVKQSTEPNYPELLLIAINKHGVSLIHPQTKDILVTHPFTRISNWSSGNTYFHMTIGNLVRGSKLLCETSLGYKMDDLLTSYISLMLTNMNKQRTIRIK
- the LOC100650199 gene encoding myosin-VIIa isoform X3 — protein: MHATSVQGVEDMISLGDLHEAGILRNLLIRYNENLIYTYTGSILVAVNPYQILPIYTAEQIKLYKDRKIGELPPHIFAIGDNSYAHMNRYGQDQCIVISGESGAGKTESTKLILQYLAAISGKHSWIEQQILEANPILEAFGNAKTVRNDNSSRFGKYIDIHFNEQGVIEGAKIEQYLLEKSRIVSQSLDERNYHVFYCMLAGLSKEEKLKLELEDASSYKYLTGGGSITCEGRDDAAEFADIRSAMKVLLFSDMEIWEILKLLAALLHMGNVKYRATVVDNLDATEIPEQTNVQRVAHLLGVPVQSLIDALTRKTIFAHGETVVSTLSRDQSVDIRDAFVKGIYGRLFVHIVKKINEAIYRPKNMSRSAIGVLDIFGFENFSHNSFEQFCINYANENLQQFFVQHIFKLEQEEYNHEGINWQHIEFVDNQDALDLIAIKQLNIMALIDEESKFPKGTDQTMLAKIHKTHGSHRNYLKPKSDINTSFGLNHFAGVVFYDTRSFLEKNRDTFSADLLQLIHISSNKFLQACFAEDIGMGSETRKRAPTLSTQFKKSLDSLMKTLCSCQPFFIRCIKPNEYKKPMMFDRGLCCRQLRYSGMMETIRIRRAGYPIRHSFPEFVERYRFLIPGIPPAHKVDCHAVTSKICHIVLGRSDYQLGHTKVFLKDAHDLFLEQERDRVLTRKILILQRNIRGWVYRRRFLRMRAAATVVEKYWRGYAQRQRYKRMRIGYMRLQALIRSRVLSHRFRHLRGHIVALQARARGYLVRKMYQKKLWAIVKIQAHVRRLIAQRRYKKIKYEYRLHVEALRLRKKEERELKDQGNKRAKEIAEQNYRERMQELERKEIEMELEDRRRMEIKKNLINDAAKKQDEPVDDSKLVEAMFDFLPDSSSEAPTPARETSVFNDLPAPKADQQEIISPVQTASEDEEDLSEFKFQKFAATYFQGNITHQYSRKPLKHPLLPLHTQGDQLAAQALWITILRFTGDLPEPRFHTMDRDTTSVMSKVTATLGRNFIRSKEFQEAQMMGVDPETFLRQKPRSIRHKLVSLTLKRKNKLGEDVRRKLQEDEYTADSYQSWLEARPTSNLEKLHFIIGHGILRAELRDEIYCQICKQLTNNPSKSSHARGWILLSLCVGCFAPSEKFVNYLRAFIREGPPGYAPYCEDRLKRTFNNGTRNQPPSWLELQATKSKKPIMLPITFMDGNTKTLLADSATTARELCNQLSDKISLRDQFGFSLYIALFDKVSSLGSGGDHVMDAISQCEQYAKEQGAQERNAPWRLFFRKEIFAPWHEPTEDQVATNLIYQQVVRGVKFGEYRCDKEEDLAMIAAQQYYIEYHTDMNVDRLYTLLPNYIPDYCLTGIDKAIDRWGHLVLQAYKKSYYLKEKVPALRVKEDIVGYAKFKWPLLFSRFYEAYRNSGPNLPKNDVIIAVNWTGVYVVDDQEQVLLELSFPEITTVSSQKTNKMFTQTFNLSTVRGEEFTFQSPNAEDIRDLVVYFLEGLKKRSKYVIALQDYKAPGEGSSFLTFQKGDLIILEDESTGETVLNSGWCIGTCERTGEKGDFPAETVYVLPSLTKPPNDILSLFSIEGTENGRKLYPQQVNGVESRDKPHTLLEYAIDHFRTPPKRTMSKALTLTTARRGHTDELWHHSRDPIKQPLLKKLISKEELAEEACFAFNAILKYMGDLPTKRPRIGNEYTDLIFDGPLKNEILRDEIYCQIMKQLTDNRNRLSEERGWELMWLATGLFTCSQSLLKELTLFLRTRRHPISQDSLQRLQKTLRNGQRKYPPHQVEVEAIQHKTTQIFHKVYFPDDTDEAFEVDSSTRAKDFCQNIAQRLNLRSAEGFSLFVKIADKVISVPEGDFFFDFVRHLTDWIRKARPSRDGVSPQFTYQVFFMKKLWTNTVPGKDRNADLIFHFHQELPKLLRGYHKCTKEEASRLAALVYRVRFGESKQELQAIPQMLRELIPGDLVKVQSSNDWKRSIIAAYNQDAGMSPEDAKITFLKIVYRWPTFGSAFFEVKQSTEPNYPELLLIAINKHGVSLIHPQTKDILVTHPFTRISNWSSGNTYFHMTIGNLVRGSKLLCETSLGYKMDDLLTSYISLMLTNMNKQRTIRIK